The genomic window attaccagaccaaatgtctgaagTCAAAGTAACAGATGAAGCAGCAGACAACATAGAATTCTTAAGTACATCACGACGTTCATTAAATAACttaccaagatctctagtggtggtcctTCTAGAAGACTtaacaaacctagggttatgagcatgaACAATATAGTCCTTGAAGGTCTCTGTCTCACCTATACCTAATGGaaggtcaagcctagcaatcaaccggCACAACTCAGATCGAGCCACAACAGGATTAGAGTTCCAGTTATGCACATAACCATCAGGATTAAAAGCAAGCCAAGGCTGAACCCTAGCAGCATGATCAACCTTTTTCCTATAAGATTTTTGGTGCCTAATCAAATGACCAGTACCAGCAGCAGATCTAGCACTCAAAACAGCCTTACACATTCTACAGATAGCAGTAGTTTGAATCTTGTTACCATTCACCTCCTCATAGATCTCCTCAAAATTAGCCTAGACAGCAGACTTGTGCTTACCCACAGAAGAAGAGGTTGGAGTACCGTTACCGTCTGTGCTGTTGGTGTTGGAGGCCACTGCCGTCCCTATCGTCGTCGTCGACGCCCCTGCATCACCACCATCTAGATCAATCGGAGCAAGGGCGCTATCGACGTTGACACCGAACAACGCTGCAGCAGCGTCACAGACGTCGTCGTCGCGCTCGGGGGACAGCCCTGCCGCGATCAGGTCCTCATTGCCAGTGATAGGATAGACAATATCGTCATCCGCCATCTGGCCCTCGGCCGAGGACAGTAGCTCTCCGGTcccgttcctcaacggtgcgcgcGGCCACCATACCCACTCTATGCCGTAGCTAGAGGATGAGGCATCAACAACCGACCTACAAAAGGAGAAGGTCAGAACTCAGAAGGATgaaagggttagggttagggttagctcttacctgcgcaaccggagcccggcgccagagaagacgagggccacatAGAGGCAACGAGATAGGGAATGGATTAGTAAGGACGGCGAGTGCCGACGGAGGGAGTGACGGGGATAGAAACTCACATGGTCACCGAGAGGacagaggagagagagggaaaaGGGAGGGGATCGGTGAACTCAGGGTGAGGTGGAGGAGCGGCGGCGAGGTCACCGGAGCCGATGACGATGGTTGACGGGGACGGTCGGAGACGAGCGAGAGCGAGAGTGCGAGCGAcggagcgagcgagagagagagagagagagcgacgtggcgagggaggggaggggatttCTGAGTTAGGGTTTAGGGAGTGAGGGGTGCAGCCACGGTGCCTACATTTTATatggagcggggggggggggggtgcagcgGGGAGGGGAGGTGGGCTAGGCCAAATGCAGCGGGGAGCCGGGGAGGGGAGGTGGGTAGTGGTGCGGCGGGGAGGGGAGGCGGGCTGGCACCGGGCCTACTGTTGGGGAGCAGGCCGTGCCGTGTCGGCCCACATGCCTGGgatgcggcccaggcacggcctgctcctccgGGCCATGCCAGCTCGGGCCCGCTGGCcaccgggccgggccgtgcttgggccgggctAAAATACCAGGCCTCGTGCCGGGCTGCATGCCCATATAAAGCGATATCGAGTAGCGTCTCCTCCCGTATCTTCACAGTTTGTTCAATGGTTTATTACCTGGGCTTTTACGTGTTTATTATCACGTCAGGCAGATCAATGGAGCATgttgcaaggagatgttgcgctagCAAAGAGATGTTGCGCTAAAAAGAGCATGTTGCAAgtctatgttttaagtgtttcgaatgtttcataggtatgttgcaagtgtttcatatagatgttacaaaagtagactggaatgttgcatatgttgcaatagttgtacacgtatgttgtaagctttagttttcaatatttcatctgttttttagacatatgttgcaaatatgtTTATTTAGGTCttatatatgtttcacacatatattgcaagtgttttatctggacgttgcgtatgttttacaatggtttcaagtgttttttctggtgtttttgtaagtgtttcagatacatattttatgtattttatctgtcttcagacgtatgttgcaagtattgcaTATTAAGATGTTTCAAAGGTagtcgggtgttgcatctccctcctcgccttcTGTTGCCTCTCCTTGGTGTCTTCTACTCCTCCTGGTGCCGGCTGGGCATCCAAACTAGAGGCATAGGCAGACGCGGCTCCCTCCCGCTCTTCTCGATGCTGGCGACGTTTGAGCGGCATGGCCCCCACGTAAGACACGTGAAACAAAGTGCTCCGGACGTCCGGACACTAGCACTGCTTCTGATTTGTATTCttctaacagtagacaacgaCATGCCACATGTTGTGTCCGATTATCTTCTGCAAGAATTGTGTACAAACAGTGGAAGCAAAGAACCGGTACAATCTTAGGCACAACACGTCGTGGATTGCGGATGCAACATGCTTCCTTTCCGCAGATGATTCCCGTCACGTCAGCCAGCCCTGCGCAGGAGGTGTAGTTCTGACGCCGGCGAAGTTACTTGCGCGTGCACAGGTGCACGAACGCGGCGACGAGCAAAGCAGCCTTGAGCCTGACGCTCCTGGGGATACCGTAGCTTCCCCTGCCGACGGCGACGAGCCCCCTCACGAACGGCCAGAAGCAGAGCACCAACCAGCCGCAGCACACGAGTTCCCCGACGCCCGGGCCGACGACACCGCCAGGCACGCCTTCCGCCGCACCGGCGGCGACCGCCCTCCACgccccgacgacgacggcgacgacgctcAGCATCGCGAGCGCCGTCGGCGGGACGAACACCGGCGACGAGTCGAAGGTGAACCGCCCCGGGTCGGCGTCCGCGCCGGTGTCGCCGCCATCGGACGAGCTCTGCTCCTTGCGTGTCACCTCGAACACCGTCTCCGAAAGGCCGAGCGTCTTGAGGACCACGGTGAGGAACGCGAGCAGCCAGGCGGAGGACGACACGATCCGCTGCATCCTGTGGTTGTTCCACCAGGCGCGCGTCGAGAGCCGGCAGTCCATGTACTCGCCCAGGTTATACATGTTGTAGGCCAGGAACAGCGCCAGCGGTATGACGAAACCTGGTTCTGACGCCTGCATCAGTGCATCCCATCACAAGAAGATAAATTTTCAGAAATTTGGATGAAGGTTTCACCTAAAATGATTCATGTACTGATGATAAAACATAGAAGGATTACCTTTGGCAAGAAGGAGCGATTTGCAATGAGGCAGTAAGGTGGTAGCAATGCATAGCACAGCTCAAAAGGTGCTCTGACAGGCCACACATCGATGACTAGGTAGGCGACGCATTGCCGGAAATCGAGGCGCTTGAATGCGGCGAGAAGGAACGGGTTATGGCGGCTGAGGAGTATCTCCAGCCAGCCCGTCGCCCATCTCTTATACTGGGTGAGGCTGGCCGGCCCGCCGGTCGGTGCGCCCCCGAGGAACGCCGGCGGGTCGGGGTTCAGGATCGTCGACCTCCAGCCGGCGGCGTGGATGCGCTGCCCGGTCAGGATGTCCTCCGTCATGGACCCGTAGACCCAGCCAACCTCCTGACCCCAGCTCGTGTCGGTCTCGTAGTTGCAGGCAGAAACTTGTTTCGCTGCTTCGATGCGACTCGTTAGATCATCTGCCACCACCACAGTTGGCGCCTTGAACATGTCCCCAGAAATGGTGGTCCTCGCCGACTCGATCAGTTCATTCGATCTGCCAAACCTGTTCTGTAGCTCCTTGTAAGATGGTGAATCTGCATGCCAGAGTTTGTATTGTACAACCAGTCAAGAGCTTGGACTGAATCAGAATTCATCCGACACAGcccaaagaagttttccaaagaTCTCACCTTTGATGCCGGTGGTGCTGGAGTCTGGTGGCACGCCGTAGATGACTTTCCTACGGTGAAAGCAACCCGTCCCACAGTAAAATATGCCTTGAAGTCCGGCAACTCCGTGTACAACTTTCTACATAAACCCATCAGCACAGACCTCAAAGTTGTCgatatatttatatctatatctatctgtACTAACCTAATAATAAAGATGTAAAGTTTCAGTCTATTTTTTTGTCCGCCCATTCTTTTGATCTGTCTCCGTCAAAGTACATGACAATGGAGGGTTTTTATTCTGATCGGCCAAACAATAAACGTGCATAGGACACCACGATTCATTTGCATACTCATAAATACTTCTTCAACGTCGACTAAATCGACTAAGTGTGTCTCACCGCGTCTTCCGCTGCGCTGCAAGAGATCATGTTTTTATGCGGTTATTAATATGTGCTAGCGTATAGCCACCTACGTAACCTACAACGGTATCGGAGCTGTGCTTGTGCTATTTTTTATCTAGATTATTTTAACACAATTGGCTGTAAAATAGATCATTTTAACAGATAGCATTATGTGTGTATCGGATTGCTTTACTCCATTTTGGTTCCAAATTATGTGACTGGCTAATTGGCCGTCTTTCCTACGGTGCGCAAGCGTCGCACGGCTGACCACGAGATTGTGAATTCGTGTAGCGAAGTGGTTGATATACAACATGTATGGCTAGAACTCCGTGTTTGTTAATTTGTCAGCAGCATGCGAAAATCCATTCTATCCGTCATTGGCTGGCACAGCCAATTGCGtggttttaaaaaatatatacccATGACGTCGTTCTCATAGAAACGTCTAACTCGTTTTGCGAAGAATGGTGTGATGGTATGGCCTCAAAATTATATCTGATGATCTGTGTGTAATATTTTGGTGCGGTCTGTGTGTCGCCATTTTTTACAGCTGGGTTGAGGCTGTTTGTTTAATTTGGCTTGCGTGCCGTCCCGTGGAGTGCCCATGTGATGtaatttatattttattttgCTATTAGCATGTAATAGACAAATTAAATTATGTAATCTGTTGACATGAGGCAAGATGACTCGGCGACTATACCACCTAGAAAAGGGCGTTGAAATTGGGATGCCTAGGAGTGGGCACCCTTACCCGTTGCTGGCGAAAAATCCCTTATAAAAATTAAGTTTTTATGCCCTTCCAACAACTGCACCTTTTGGGTCTTGTTAGTAGGTGATGGGTCTGCCAAAGCAGGGCATCATATTCTACCTTGATCTATTGGGTGGTGTCAGACACCATAGCATAGTGTTGGTTTACTTGACGAAACTATCAAGCCAGACTTAGGTTTCGGGGCACAACGTTGAAAGCCGACATATATGATATCAATCAACGAACGAGAGTCGCATTGGATGCGATTGGCAAGCGTTCCATACTTAGTTCACTATGATGCTAGCGGTGATGCCAAAGCTCACTAGTTCCATAGGGAACGTGGGATCTTGTCCCACTATACAATATCGGTGGACGTTCGCAAAACATATTGGAGTTTCTTTTATTAAAAATGTTTTAATGAAAGTAGTGCTAACCGTTGCATATctttgttgttgtagaaaatgtcAAGCAACTCGAGTTTCAATTTGCGATTAATCCTAGATAAAGAAAAGCTAAATGGAACTATTTTTTTATTGGAACCAGAACCAGAGAATTGTTCTCAGGCAGAAAAAAAGAGTACATTCTTGTTATGCCCTACCCAGATGAGCCTCAAAATGTCGCGCACAATTCTAATGTGTATCGTGCTTATGTGAAGCACACTGATGACACTGTGGATGTGCAGTGCCTGATGCTTGTTTGCATGAACTCTGTGCTGCAGAAGCAATATGAGAGCACCAATCCGCACGATATGATCGTGGGGCTACGTGGCATGTTCGAAAATCCAACAATGTTTGATAGGTTTAACACCTCGAAAACCCTATTTGGTAGCAAGCTTGCTGAAGGCGCTCTGGTCAGCCCTCATGTAATCAACATGATTGGTTACATTGGGAGCTTACAGAGACTGGGTTTTCCCCTCGATGACTCACTACCGATGTGATACTACAGTCTGccaattactccctccgttctaaattataagtcgctttgactttttcgaTACATCCATTttattatgcatctagatataataatatgtctagatacattgcaaaatggatgaaccaaaaaagtcaaagcgacttataatttggaatggagggagtagttttgAGCCATTTATTATGAACTTTCACATGAATGGCTTGAAGAAGATACTGACCGAGTTACAAGGGATGCTGAACATGGCATGTTGAGCCTTAGGAAGGCTCTTGGTCATGTGATGACTGTCTAGAAGGGTAAGAAGCAAAAGCGTCCAGCAAGGTTAAGAAACCTGCTGAAAGTGAGACTTCTGGGCAGGCAACTAAGGccaaagaaaagaataaaaatgCTGTCCCCCTTTGATGATGTTTGTTTCCACTGCGGTGTGAAAGGACATTGGTTGAGGAATTGTAAGAAGTACatggaagagaagaaaagaatAGAGGTGTGACCTCCACTCAAGGTGTGACCTCCACTCAAGGTATTGATGTTATTGAAATTAATCTTGCAACACGTTCTAATAATGCATGGGTATTTGATATTGGTGCAATGATTCACACTTGCAAATCGTTGCAGGGACTGAAAATAATTAGACGCTTTGCAAGAGACAATGTGGATGTGTGTGTCGGGAATGGAGCAAAGGTTGCTACGTTGGTGTAGGGTCGAGACGGCAAACTAAAGGAGGGGGTGAATATtcctttctaaaaattaatcGCACTGGCTAATCATAataaatacaaaattaaaactaacggtctacctaagactacacccctctaagttcacaagcaccttataaagatgcTAAATAGGCAACAaatgtgtcgggctagctagagctctcctaatcatttctagtagcaaggtcacacaaacctatatatgcaactagtactcaagcaaccgagggagctcctacacaatctagtaggcaaaagcacaaagctcctaaactcactagcaatgctcaataacaaggctacacaaaccaaattagagagcgcaaattacttagctacacaatcTAAGCAATATAACTAACAAAgctactcaagccaaattagttacgcaagggagctacttctatgctacacaagcaagaaggtaactagcaaagctacacaagcaaactaattacaagagcaactacacaagcacaatatatgaaatgtaaataTAAGATTGTGTATGGGGATCGCAAACCAATAGGAAGTTGATGGCatggtgatttttatcctgaggttcacgtgcttgccaacatgctagccctcgttgagacaagctccaaggttgccatcggacctcttgctagtggtgacccgcaagtcacactctcccatgtggagtgcttaccacaagctctagcacttgacctggccTAACCATTTGTCGCCCCTCGTGTCtccctctactagagttgctcttctcggctcccgcggggtgagcaaaTACCCCTCACAATCTTCTCCGAGCACCACATAAGCTTCCTTACGTGCTTCGATGGAGATCAaaccatcaagccatctaggaggtggcaacctccaagagtaacaagcaccatcggcttgcaactcgatcacctagtgccactcgatacaacctcatgatgcaatcgcactagaatcacactcacactcaatcggatgatcactattaagcgtatgtgagttagagggcttccaagcacacctacacaatccaccaaggcttaagggtgctcaatAACCAGCCCAAGGTCGACCAAGTGCTTGGTTAAATAGCCCAAGGCTCAAAAGAGCCGTTGCCCAAACTCTGCCTATGCAGGGTCCAGACCAGACCCTCAGACAGCGACCGGACTCTCCCTGTTCATAGGGTCCAGTCCACCAGATCTCGCCACCTGTCACTACTTCAAATGCCAACCATTGGAACTCATCGGTCACCTACGCGCGCGCCTGACATAATGCACCGGACCAGcagagccagagtccggtcacatcAAAGCCGCGCAACAGTAGGATCAGACCCGCCTGCTCAGACCGGACTAGACTCATGGAGACCACGGTctagtcatttctagagagctcccagaacACCTGAAATTGATTGGACCGGGTCCGGTCGAGCCGACCAGACTCAGCGCCATAGTCCGATCCTTCTCCACCTACCACATCGCCACCGCACCGCGCTGCTAAACAACCAAACCCAATGATAAGGGTCCTGTCGCCCTTCACGCCAGAGTCCAAAGAAGAGACCGTGCACCCTTCGCCTAGGGTTGAGTCCAGAATGGACTTGCCCCTTTAGGGTTCAGTCCTGGCCGAGCCGGGGTCTGGTCCCCTATTTTGCCTCCTTTTCTTCTCCAAccacttctcctttgcaaatgtgccaacaccaccaagtgtacaccaccatgtgaaagtgtgttagcatttcacaaacatttttccaaaggattagtcactcatttctccatgccactcgatcctagcaacgatgcaaagttagatcactcgagtggcactagatgaccaatatgcaaacaagtttgcccctcttgatagtatgaccatctatcctaaatctggtCATAAACttgtctacacacctatgaccggtgaaatgaaatgccctatggttatacctttgccttgcgcattccattctatctcctccaatgttgaagcaacacatgcaccaactatATCACAAattatatgatccacttcatatcatcatgagaccgtattagttcatcgatcttgacttcacttgctcttcaccgttgcttcggtccattggcgccaagtcttgctcaagcttctcaccaccacgtggtccatcgctccaaagcctctgacttgcccttcatgcttgcaaccggtc from Miscanthus floridulus cultivar M001 chromosome 11, ASM1932011v1, whole genome shotgun sequence includes these protein-coding regions:
- the LOC136494940 gene encoding cellulose synthase-like protein H1 isoform X2; this translates as MEGSKKLQLRERVPLPRTAWKLADLAVLFLLLALLAHRVSSLMVANGGGAAWCWLAALICEAWFTVVWLINMNAKWNPVRFDTHPERLAQRTDELPAVDMFVTTADPRLEPPVVTVNTVLSLLALDYPAGKLSCYVSDDGCSAVTCYALREAAEFAKLWVPFCKKHSVKVRAPFVYFSSGGAAERGGAADDAKFLRAWTLVKNAYEELVRRIENAEEDSLVRHGDGLFAEFVGAERRNHPTIIKVLWDNSSKISSKSKSNQEADDAIPSLIYVSREKGPTQHHHFKAGAMNVLTRVSAVVTNAPIMLNVDCDMFANNPQVALHAMCLLLGFDDELHSGFVQAPQKFYGGLKDDPFGNQNQVMFEKVVHGVAGLQGIFYCGTGCFHRRKVIYGVPPDSSTTGIKDSPSYKELQNRFGRSNELIESARTTISGDMFKAPTVVVADDLTSRIEAAKQVSACNYETDTSWGQEVGWVYGSMTEDILTGQRIHAAGWRSTILNPDPPAFLGGAPTGGPASLTQYKRWATGWLEILLSRHNPFLLAAFKRLDFRQCVAYLVIDVWPVRAPFELCYALLPPYCLIANRSFLPKASEPGFVIPLALFLAYNMYNLGEYMDCRLSTRAWWNNHRMQRIVSSSAWLLAFLTVVLKTLGLSETVFEVTRKEQSSSDGGDTGADADPGRFTFDSSPVFVPPTALAMLSVVAVVVGAWRAVAAGAAEGVPGGVVGPGVGELVCCGWLVLCFWPFVRGLVAVGRGSYGIPRSVRLKAALLVAAFVHLCTRK
- the LOC136494940 gene encoding cellulose synthase-like protein H1 isoform X1, with amino-acid sequence MEGSKKLQLRERVPLPRTAWKLADLAVLFLLLALLAHRVSSLMVANGGGAAWCWLAALICEAWFTVVWLINMNAKWNPVRFDTHPERLAQRSTDELPAVDMFVTTADPRLEPPVVTVNTVLSLLALDYPAGKLSCYVSDDGCSAVTCYALREAAEFAKLWVPFCKKHSVKVRAPFVYFSSGGAAERGGAADDAKFLRAWTLVKNAYEELVRRIENAEEDSLVRHGDGLFAEFVGAERRNHPTIIKVLWDNSSKISSKSKSNQEADDAIPSLIYVSREKGPTQHHHFKAGAMNVLTRVSAVVTNAPIMLNVDCDMFANNPQVALHAMCLLLGFDDELHSGFVQAPQKFYGGLKDDPFGNQNQVMFEKVVHGVAGLQGIFYCGTGCFHRRKVIYGVPPDSSTTGIKDSPSYKELQNRFGRSNELIESARTTISGDMFKAPTVVVADDLTSRIEAAKQVSACNYETDTSWGQEVGWVYGSMTEDILTGQRIHAAGWRSTILNPDPPAFLGGAPTGGPASLTQYKRWATGWLEILLSRHNPFLLAAFKRLDFRQCVAYLVIDVWPVRAPFELCYALLPPYCLIANRSFLPKASEPGFVIPLALFLAYNMYNLGEYMDCRLSTRAWWNNHRMQRIVSSSAWLLAFLTVVLKTLGLSETVFEVTRKEQSSSDGGDTGADADPGRFTFDSSPVFVPPTALAMLSVVAVVVGAWRAVAAGAAEGVPGGVVGPGVGELVCCGWLVLCFWPFVRGLVAVGRGSYGIPRSVRLKAALLVAAFVHLCTRK